Sequence from the Asterias amurensis chromosome 14, ASM3211899v1 genome:
TAGCAAGTAGTCAATTCTAGGAATAGAGTAACACTTTGGCTGTATTCAAAATGTACTGGCTGCAGCTGTAGATTGACAATTCACTTAGGACAGTCCAACATCAGAAACCATAATCAGATATGAGAAATTTAGTTTTGGGAAATTAGGTTTGGGAAAAAGTCAGTTATTTTCTTCAGATATAAAGATATCATGGCCTTAAATCAACATGTCTAACACCATGGATACTGTTCCCAGAAGGTCCTTGAAGTCAACAGCTCCAGGGATTTACCAAAAgatggaaatgccatcatttcaatacCTCCTAAAATTTAAATCCTAGTTTCAGACCGTTTTGTCAACAATGGGTCTCAACCCTACATGAGGGACAGTTCAGCATTCATCAAGTCAAGCACCATGTGGAAGCTCGAGCCAAGCATTGGATATCTGCATTTGGTCAATCTTTGATCTGATATTTGTGCACAACTAGATCATATTATTGTCTTGTTTTACAGGCTAGGTTTATCATTTCTTACAAAGTAAATGCAATTTGACCTGGAGTTCTTCAAGCTCACTTGGTTTCTCAATCAGTTCGAAGGAATAAGttccttaaaaaaatacaaattgctAAAATGTTTACTCTACGAGGCAAGATCATACATTCAGTTTAGCATCGCTACAGGCATGCTCTTCTTACTCAAGTCTGATTTCCAACATTTAGGCCCTCAGACTAATCAGCAACATTGTTATTAAATAGCCTCAAGATTCTAAGAAAGCCAGTATCATGTGTACAAGTAGGTCAGCCCTAGTACTCAAAGCCTGATTGAAGAAATTAGCAGAGTGGAAAAGGCTCTTCAAAGACCTGAAGAATTTTATTCTCTGAACTTATCCAAGGCGAAATCCTTGAAACTATTTACAGAATTATGTTTACAGCAAAAGTTTTAGTTTCCTTTTAAATTGCCTGTCCTTGAATGTACTGGTTATAAATTGCAGTGGTATCATTGCATTTGCAAATAATATGAAGCCGTAAAATAACTCCATGTGACCCTGCAAAGACATTCCTTTAGCTTTGTTAAAGGTTTATCCATAAACCACTCCGACGCAATTGAAACCTACCTACTACATGGCAGGATATAGGAAGATGATTTTTATCTTGACACAAACatgtgggcccaattttattgagctgcttaagcacaaaaaagaaaataccCACACAAAAATCGTGCtcaccaaaataaggttacttGCCAAAATTCATTGTTACATGTGTatcatctgtgactggtttccaGAATTCCTGGTTTAGCtagctaagcagaaaatgttgagtaataatattttgtgcttGTAAAATGCAACTGAGCTCTATCAAATTAGGCTGGTTGCTGATATTTATGTAAACTCTCTTTGAACAAGTTACTGCAATTAAACCCCCAAAACTTTGAACAAGTTTACTTCAAATGTGTTTGTAGTTCTTGATTggtttcctgttttgttttacagaaacaaCCTCATCCAAACCCAACCCTTCCTAACTCAGCCACCAACCCAACCATTTCCCAACTTGCCGTCCAAAAAATCTAACCTGTCTCTGTTACCATAGAGCAATGAACTGTTCCTTGCTTTATGCTGATACCATTCTGTAAATAATCCTTAGTTTGTTTTCCAACACAGTTGCATTGACGTCAGATGACGTCATATGGCTTCTCACAAACAGGGCCAAACCAAAAAGCAATCCTTCTGAtcacacacccccccccccaagtctTGGCACTGCATCCAGTAAATTTGTCATCTCTAATTGTAAGGCTTGACCCTGAGGCCTACGCTGGGGGCATTTCATAAATTAATGGATGGTTAGCTTCAATTGACCATGAACATAATGGAAATAACACTTAAGTACATGGACATTTTGTATGGTTCTTAATAACCTATGGACACGTAGGATGTTCAAGGATGTACTAAACCGCACAGTAGTGAAATTTATTCATCTATATCAAGTCCTTGCTTCGATGATAAATTCAAGAAGGTTTTTAACCAAATGAAATGATCATAAATTACAGGAAGGGTATGTGTTTACTATTCACTAAAACAAGTGTGGGTCGgtttgatcatggaggtagaaatccaTGGTTTCATACCAACAAGTTtggacaatgttttgtgaagCTTGGTTATTGTTCTGGAAAATGGACAATATTCTTCTtaaccttactttgtaattgtttaatggccaaataaagaataagaataagagtATAAATATCAAAGTGAACTGCATTTCTCAAGATGAAAAACCCTAAACTTTTAGGAAATACCACCATCCTGACTACTAAAACTGCTGAAAGATTTATTGAAGATCTGTGTATTTGGGTGAACCAAACTTCCTTGAAGCCTTGTAGTTAATCAATTGTTGAGTGTAGTTTGCATGCGTTTGCCATTTATTGCGAAGGTTTGGCTATATTTTGTTGGTGTATAAATGATAGGTATTTATGTAATCTTCTCTTATGGGATCAACTGGGATTACATGCAACAATGTATCCCATGAATGATGTATATCCAAGCTGATTTTAATTCAAAGCTGTATAGTTCAGTCTTAGCATGGAGCCATCACCAAACAAAACCCAAAAGATATTATAGGACCAGTGGATCAAGACGTGTGTTAAATTGCAAACAatgtattctaattttaaatATGACCTTCCTTTTGTGCACACCTAAGACCGTCTGTAGGAAACCCCTTTTAAGAAAATggttcaacccaaaataatgTAAGACAATGCAAACAAATTGACAAATATtcacaacttttaaaacaaacattatttcaaCATTATTTTCAAAAGACAAAGTaatgataggggggggggttaatttttttttaacttgaagGGAATGATATAGTGGATATACTATTTCAGATAGGTGGTGATGTTTGTACAAACTTGTTGAAAGGATAGCAGTGACAATGGGTGTAAGAACTGAAAGGTCATTGGCTATCTAACTATAAGTGCACTGCTGGGTAGCATTGAATGGTACATAAAGGGAGGGATTGGTGGGTGACATTGGACATTAATACCAACCTTCTCATCCAATCAACTCAAACACATAAAGAGACCACTACATCCGGTTTGTGACTGAGTTTATAAGGTGAACCATCAACCCATTGCAAAGGAAAGAGAACTTGTTCAGTAGAGAGTTCTGCGGGAAAAGTTTAAGGAATACAAAATCTCGATGAAAGTTTGCTTGTGTTTGTTAAAACAGAAAATTATTATCATCGTGCTGGGTTTTCAACGCGTGGTGTCTGACTACGGAATTCACTTCGGCAACGAATTATAGAGAGAAGTCAACTCTTTATCATCAACTGTAATGTTTTAGTCACAaagcgcaaaaaaaaaaaacgttgtggTTATTTGCTTCCCTGGTCCAAGCTTTGGTTTTTACGCAGACGTTGATCTACAAATCatggaaataatttgtttgttttcaaagctACTCCCAACTTGTCCATCTTCAAAGTTATCAGTGGCGCTTGTTTTCGTAATAATTACATTCGTATTGGACAAAACAACTGCACGACCGTGTAGCCGGAATGATCACGAACGTGGTAAAAGTCAGAGGAAAGTTTTTGAAGCGAGTGCGACGACTTCTTCAAGGGAGCCGGAAGCGCTTATGGACGGAGGAACCATTGTTGGGAGGATTGGTGAGACTGAACATCCTGGTGACGAAAGACCATGGCAGATAAATCAGGGTGAGTTGGTTTTACATGGTTTTACGTAACAAAGTTTATTTATGATCcgaattatataaaaaaaaaattacacaaaattagATCGGGGGAAAAAGCACAAATGAATGGTTGATATAATATGTCCATGAAATagtagccccccccccatacacagacactttaaaacaaaaagggggCTATCTCGTTAATACGTCACTTGATCCTTGAGCTGATGTAAAAAGGGGAAACATTTTAACACTCTTTCAGGGCTTCAGTCGAGGTTGTTCCATTCTTTGACCGTGTTATCACTCTCACAATGTCCCGTTTTGTTTTAGGCATCGCTGGCTGTTTATCCCACCCCCGCATCTGTAAATTCCTGCGtggaaaatgttgtttttcgcCCCTGAGCAGAAACCATGCGTAACATGTTTATATCAAAATGAGTTCATGAACTGTTTCTATTACAAGGCGATGCTCGACAAATAAACAGACACTGTTCAGAAATAATAAAGAAACGCGATAAGCTGGCTTTGCTTCAACCTAAACCTGCCCTTGGTACGCACGCATCTTTGATTTCCGAAGATGTTTTTGCAGATGTTCTTGAATGAAATGATTGAGAGAACTAAAGTCACCTCGAATGGAAAGGATATAAAGCACCTTGTTGATAACCTCTAGATCTTGTTCCCCAAGGATCCATTAACTGTTTTCATATCATTTGTATTTGCGCATAATTATAGAGCAGAgtgtttttcacttttcatgataaaatatatttacattaaaTGTTGCCGCTATCCTTTGTTTTTCAAGAATTATTGATTGTTCAGtagaacatttatttccacatttgcACATGAAGACATCAGCCTAAAGGCTTGTGATGGATGTGCCCgttgcaacaaaacaaaacaggataacAGCACATGTtgtagaataaagaaataactgTTCCGATTATATTGCCCAAACTAAAACTTAATTTACATTACTTAAAATCTATGAAACGTTCAAATAAACGATCGAATCAATGATCAGAATGTGCAGGGTCAAAGATTTCGCCGCGTTTCTGTTAGATATTGTGAAGGAAAAAGTCATCCTGACAGTGGGGTTCcgtgttaatttgttttcatttgcgGATCAAAATAAATAGTTTGACCTACCGGTCGAATCTGGCCGAGACGTCAAGGTTTCACAGCTTGAGAAGGGCGAACTTTCTTAAACATCGGATATTGAGAAAATAAGATGTTAGGGTCACTGGCCCTCTATTGCCAACGGAACTTTGCAAAATAAGTGAAAATTTATCAGAGTAATTTTCGATGATCAAAATTGTAATTTGTCAGTGTTGAATTCCTTTCTTTTTTGCGGTATTAATGTTAATGTTTCTTTGTAGGTCTGTGTCCACCGCCGCTAGCTCATTTATGTACTGTTGAAGTACCAGGCCCCTCTGGTGGAAGTAAGTGTAACACCcccattttaaaatgtaataacTCATGTTTCTGGTATCCAATCACGAAAAAGGGAATCCTCgagaaaacaaaaggaaaaaaagtcTGTAAAATTGTTGaggaggatggcaattctattGTGTAGAAAATGTTTTCCCCCGGCCCATGGTGGTGTAAAGTGGCAGGCAGAACCAACCAAAGTCCTCCTTCGAATCGGGTtgcacaaaaatcaaaatagctaaaaaaactaattaaataGAGAAACAGTGTAattaatttattataataatggcATATTTTTTCGATGGATAAAGGCCATCATCGCATTTGGGGTCTTACCATAGACggaatgcgctttacaaaaacgGTTGATATGATCCAGGCCTACACATTTCgttccacacaaatttgtgttagATGGTTAGCCTTgggttttttaatttgattgttgAGACAATACAAACTAATACTTAATTTATTTCCCACAGGCCAGCAAGCCTTCGTGACCCCATTCTTCGAGGGTGATATTGTTCTAGATCCCGGTACACGACGCAGCTTGGGCGTGGCCAGTATGATGCATCGTGCTAAACAACACGGTCGCCATGCCGTGAAGAATGCTCAGCGCTCCCGTAGGGTGAGGGCTGCGGTCAGACCAGTGAACCAGAGGTGGAAGGACGGGGTTATTCCATACACAATTGACTCTGACTTCGGtaagaaaataacaggaaagaaataaaatagttcAAATTTGCTGTCAAGAAAAAATGTAGacatgaaagaagaaaaacacgaaataaaatttgaacaaaaattgatgaaTTTCAAACAGGCGCATTTTCTGGTTAAATTATGCTTATTTTAATTTGCATACATTGATCTTTCGGCCAACAATCCAAGCCTAATCATCACCATTCTTACCCAATAACGTTTTGTTTATCTTAATCATAATGAATTGCGTTTTGATAAATGGAtgtattgaatttttttttttttttatctggtgGAAAAATTTTAACATTTGTATTCAAATGTACCCAGCAATGAATGAAAGCTCTATATGTTCCACAAATTGATCATATCTACTTTGGCATATAAACATCTTCAAACTCAAATAATTTAAATGTAATTCATATCTCtgaccatttttttaaaacattatcagGACATTTTTTTCCTAAAGTTTGTCATTAGCTAATATACTATAATAGTATTTTTAATCAAATGATTAAAATCATTTGAAGCAATACTTCATTTGAAACTTGACTACGGAAGTTTCACCAACATGTTTACCATATATTGAATTGTTGTATTGAATTGCTATCTTATTACTGTATATTGAATTGCTATTATATTGAATTGCTTTCTTATTGCTATAATATATCAAATTGCTTGCTATATTATTGCTTTGTACTGAATTGCTATCTTATTGCTATATTATATTGACTTGCTATCTTTTTCTTCACCAGCCCCATCTACAGCTAGATTGATCCGAGCTGCTATGAAGCACTGGGAGAGACACACATGCATTCATTTTAGACATCATAGACCTAAGGACAGAGACTACATACGCTTTGCTTACTTCCCTGGGTAAGAATCTCTTCTTCTTTTCCGCGAAATTTGTGACAAACTTTGATTGAAATTAGACGTTTTTACCTCAGTATTCTGGTCAAGCAGTGTAAGTGATTTCTTCTCTAAGTTATTGTGAATGGATGTTCAAATCCTTGTAGCCCATTATGCCCCAATTGAGCAAGAGATAATTTTGTCAGATTTTGGGTAATGCAGTGGTTGTTTTTCTGATCTTCTCTATTTGATTTTTCCCACAGCTGTTGGTCTTTTGTTGGGCGTCAAGGAGGGCAGCAGATTATCTCCATGGGTCCAGGTTGTTCAGTCTTAGGCACCATCATCCATGAAATCGGCCATGCCGTGGGCTTCTGGCATGAACAGGTATAATCAAGAAAGTGACATGCTTTTTATAACCTGATATCCGACCTGATGAAACCCACATAAACTTTTTTCCCTTAGACATTTACCCAAAATGTGTAAATTTCAATCATACTTAAATACCCCACCTGTGGACTTTGGTTTTAAACTGCATTGCATGACCTTATATAAAACCAAGTGTTGACTTGGGTATTATCTGAATTAAAAATCACATAGAACTTGTTGGCAGATTCTGATGGATTTTGGTCACTTTAATAAACACCTGACAGTGAAGTTTTGGTTCGTAACAATGAACTTAGAGTTTGTAAAATTCACAACAGCTATTCCTTTTCAGTCGTAACTGTTTAAAAACTTCATCATtcacagttttttattttttattttaacagagCCGTCAGGACAGGGACAAGTACGTCAAGATCATGTACCACAACATTGTTCCTGGCACTGAGGAGAACTTTGGCATAATTGACCCTGTTAATGTAACTAGTCTGGGCTTCCCCTATGACTATGAGAGTATTATGCATTACCCTCCCAATGCCTTCACTGCAACTGGTCTACCTACAATCAAGATTAAGAAGATTGGTCGTAGGCATGGATTCAAGATGGGTCAACAGGAGGGACTGAGTGCGTTGGACATAGCACAGGTCAATGCCATGTATCAATGCAACCAGAGGAAAATGGCTAAAGAATCAGATGGTATGTACAATACTTATTTGTTTCAATGTGTGAAAACGAAAGCTtaacaattttcaaaataagCTAGTTAAGTTCTTTCCATGAAGTTGGCAACATATTTAAGCAAttcaaaaacatctttaaaacattgaaatgcTTT
This genomic interval carries:
- the LOC139947531 gene encoding zinc metalloproteinase nas-30-like: MEIICLFSKLLPTCPSSKLSVALVFVIITFVLDKTTARPCSRNDHERGKSQRKVFEASATTSSREPEALMDGGTIVGRIGETEHPGDERPWQINQGLCPPPLAHLCTVEVPGPSGGSQQAFVTPFFEGDIVLDPGTRRSLGVASMMHRAKQHGRHAVKNAQRSRRVRAAVRPVNQRWKDGVIPYTIDSDFAPSTARLIRAAMKHWERHTCIHFRHHRPKDRDYIRFAYFPGCWSFVGRQGGQQIISMGPGCSVLGTIIHEIGHAVGFWHEQSRQDRDKYVKIMYHNIVPGTEENFGIIDPVNVTSLGFPYDYESIMHYPPNAFTATGLPTIKIKKIGRRHGFKMGQQEGLSALDIAQVNAMYQCNQRKMAKESDEECTPSKRGDGREYRGNRDFTVSGTTCQKWNSQWPHKQEYWKSEAERNERQGLGDHNYCRNPSGKRERPWCFTTLKKTRWEYCDVKTCAQET